A window from Musa acuminata AAA Group cultivar baxijiao chromosome BXJ3-10, Cavendish_Baxijiao_AAA, whole genome shotgun sequence encodes these proteins:
- the LOC135651242 gene encoding plasma membrane ATPase-like, whose translation MGGDKASSLEDLRNEAVDLERIPIEEVFEQLQCTKEGLTSEEGANRIQIFGQNKLEEKKESKVLKFLGFMWNPLSWVMEMAAIMAIALANGGGKPPDWEDFVGIVILLVINSTISFIEENNAGNAAAALMARLAPKTKVLRDGTWCEQDAAILVPGDIISIKLGDIIPADARLLEGDPLKIDQSALTGESLPVTKNPGDEVYSGSTCKQGEIEAVVIATGVHSFFGKAAHLVDSTNQVGHFQKVLTSIGNFCICSIAIGIVIEIIVMYPIQHRSYRDGIDNLLVLLIGGIPIAMPTVLSVTMAIGSHKLSQQGAITKRMTAIEEMAGMDVLCSDKTGTLTLNKLSVDKSLIEVFAKGVDKDHVVLLAARASRTENQDAIDAAMVGMLSDPKEARAGIREVHFFPFNPVDKRTALTYVDEDGNWNRVSKGAPEQIMNLCNCKEDIRKRVHTVIDKFAERGLRSLGVARQEVPERSRESHGGPWQFVGLLPLFDPPRHDSAETIRKALDLGVNVKMITGDQLAIAKETGRRLGMGTNMYPSSSLLGQHNDETLAALPVDELIEKADGFAGVFPEHKYEIVRKLQERKHICGMTGDGVNDAPALKKADIGIAVSDATDAARSASDIVLTEPGLSVIISAVLTSRAIFQRMKNYTIYAVSITIRIVLGFMLIALIWKFDFSPFMVLIIAILNDGTIMTISKDRVKPSPLPDSWKLKEIFATGIVLGTYLALMTVLFFWAMKETDFFSDKFHVRSLRERDHEMMTALYLQVSIISQALIFVTRSRSWSFLERPGHLLCGAFVVAQLVATLIAVYANWGFAKIKGCGWGWAGIIWLYSFITFIPLDWIKFSIRYILSGKAWDSLFERRTAFTTKKDYGREEREAQWAIAQRTLHGLQPPETTNLFSDKSSYRELSEIAEKAKRRAEIARLRELHTLKGHVESVVKLKGLDIDSIQQHYTV comes from the exons ATGGGCGGAGACAAAGCTTCCAGCTTGGAGGACCTCAGGAACGAGGCTGTTGATCTG GAAAGAATTCCCATAGAAGAAGTGTTCGAGCAGCTCCAATGTACCAAAGAGGGTCTGACGTCGGAGGAGGGAGCCAACCGGATTCAGATCTTTGGGCAAAACAAGCTCGAAGAGAAGAAG GAAAGCAAAGTCCTCAAGTTTCTCGGGTTCATGTGGAACCCCCTCTCATGGGTCATGGAGATGGCTGCCATCATGGCCATTGCCCTCGCCAACGGTGGAGGGAAGCCCCCGGACTGGGAAGACTTCGTCGGAATTGTCATTCTGCTGGTCATCAACTCCACCATATCCTTCATCGAAGAGAACAACGCCGGGAACGCCGCCGCTGCTCTCATGGCTCGTCTGGCTCCGAAAACAAAG GTGCTCAGAGATGGCACCTGGTGCGAGCAGGACGCCGCAATTCTGGTGCCCGGAGACATCATCAGCATCAAACTGGGAGATATCATCCCGGCCGACGCGCGCCTGCTCGAGGGAGACCCGTTGAAGATCGATCAGTCTGCTCTCACCGGAGAATCCCTCCCCGTCACGAAGAATCCCGGGGACGAGGTGTACTCCGGTTCAACTTGCAAGCAAGGCGAGATTGAGGCCGTCGTCATTGCCACCGGCGTGCACTCCTTCTTCGGCAAGGCAGCTCACCTGGTGGACAGCACCAACCAGGTCGGCCACTTCCAAAAGGTCCTGACATCCATCGGAAACTTCTGCATCTGCTCCATCGCGATCGGCATCGTCATCGAGATCATCGTCATGTACCCGATCCAGCACAGGTCGTACCGGGATGGGATCGACAACCTGTTGGTCCTCCTGATCGGAGGAATTCCGATCGCCATGCCCACCGTCTTGTCCGTCACCATGGCCATCGGGTCGCATAAGCTGTCCCAACAAGGCGCCATCACAAAGAGGATGACTGCCATCGAGGAAATGGCTGGAATGGATGTCCTCTGCAGCGACAAAACCGGCACGCTCACCCTCAACAAGCTCAGCGTCGACAAAAGCCTGATCGAAGTGTTCGCGAAAGGTGTCGATAAAGATCACGTGGTCTTACTGGCCGCGAGAGCGTCGAGGACGGAGAATCAGGACGCCATCGATGCTGCCATGGTCGGCATGCTTTCAGACCCAAAGGAG GCAAGAGCAGGAATCCGGGAAGTGCACTTCTTTCCCTTCaatcctgttgacaagagaacagcGCTGACTTACGTTGATGAGGACGGCAATTGGAATCGTGTCAGCAAAGGCGCTCCTGAGCAG ATCATGAACCTCTGCAACTGCAAGGAGGACATCCGGAAAAGAGTTCACACGGTGATCGACAAGTTCGCAGAACGCGGGCTTCGATCGTTGGGCGTGGCAAGACAG GAAGTTCCTGAGAGGAGCAGAGAGAGTCATGGTGGCCCATGGCAATTCGTCGGCTTACTGCCTCTCTTCGATCCCCCGAGGCATGACAGCGCCGAGACCATTCGGAAGGCTCTCGACCTCGGCGTCAACGTGAAGATGATCACTG GTGATCAACTAGCGATAGCGAAGGAGACAGGGCGAAGGCTTGGGATGGGCACCAACATGTATCCTTCCTCTTCACTGCTCGGGCAGCACAATGATGAGACGCTCGCTGCACTTCCGGTGGACGAATTGATCGAGAAGGCTGATGGATTTGCAGGAGTTTTCCCAG AGCACAAGTACGAAATCGTGAGGAAGTTGCAAGAAAGGAAGCACATATGTGGGATGACAGGAGACGGCGTGAACGATGCTCCGGCCCTGAAGAAGGCTGACATAGGTATCGCGGTTTCTGATGCCACGGATGCAGCAAGAAGTGCTTCCGACATCGTTCTTACTGAACCTGGCCTCAGTGTCATCATCAGTGCAGTTCTCACCAGCAGAGCCATCTTCCAGAGGATGAAGAACTATACG ATCTACGCTGTTTCGATTACCATTCGTATCGTA CTTGGTTTCATGCTTATTGCGCTGATATGGAAATTCGACTTCTCCCCCTTCATGGTTCTGATCATTGCCATACTCAATGACG GAACCATCATGACGATCTCCAAAGACCGTGTGAAGCCATCTCCATTGCCGGACAGTTGGAAGCTGAAAGAGATATTTGCCACCGGCATCGTGCTGGGGACTTACTTGGCCTTGATGACTGTCCTCTTCTTCTGGGCCATGAAAGAGACCGACTTCTTCTCG GATAAGTTCCATGTTCGATcgctgagagagagagaccacGAGATGATGACGGCTCTGTACCTGCAAGTCAGCATCATCAGCCAGGCCCTCATCTTTGTCACCCGCTCTCGCAGTTGGTCCTTCCTCGAACGCCCCGGACATCTACTGTGCGGTGCCTTTGTGGTAGCTCAACTG GTTGCGACTCTGATAGCTGTTTACGCCAACTGGGGCTTTGCAAAGATCAAAGGCTGTGGGTGGGGATGGGCGGGAATCATATGGCTCTACAGCTTCATCACCTTCATCCCACTCGACTGGATTAAGTTCTCGATACGCTACATTCTAAGTGGAAAGGCCTGGGACTCCCTGTTTGAGCGGAGG ACTGCCTTCACCACGAAGAAGGATTATGGAAGAGAGGAGAGGGAAGCTCAGTGGGCAATCGCTCAGCGAACACTGCACGGCCTCCAGCCTCCTGAGACGACAAACCTATTCTCCGACAAGAGCAGCTACCGCGAGCTCTCCGAGATCGCTGAGAAGGCCAAACGACGAGCTGAGATCGCGAG GCTGAGAGAGCTGCACACTCTCAAAGGTCATGTGGAATCAGTGGTCAAGTTGAAGGGGCTTGACATCGACTCCATCCAACAGCATTACACGGTTTAG
- the LOC135651243 gene encoding uncharacterized protein LOC135651243 — translation MAARTIRRRLHHGDIDGKRNEYSDSSGFDALNEPLLGNNNHGGHYNYKGCDDGGEQDWDDKKKEINLHWTRLFANLIAQWSQWLANIILGSGSVLGRFLPISSIASNEQDDPICLCPLQEERYRNLRLRVEVQFDGSRMDHQDALKQLWRLAYPDREIPPLKSELWKEMGWQGCDPSTDFRGGGYISLENLIFFAKNYPNSFQTLLHKTEGRRADWEYPFAVAGVNISFMLIQMLDLQSVLPSSKAGVRFLELLGEDEKAFDNLYCIAFRMLDAQWLAKRASYMEFNEVLKSTRNQLERELALEDITCVKDLPAYNMLM, via the exons ATGGCAGCAAGAACCATTAGAAGGCGGCTCCATCATGGAGATATTGACGGGAAGAGAAATGAGTATTCAGACTCATCAGGATTTGATGCCCTAAATGAACCTTTGCTTGGGAATAACAACCATGGAGGCCACTATAACTATAAG GGATGTGATGATGGAGGTGAACAAGATTGGGATGACAAAAAGAAGGAAATAAACCTTCACTGGACACGTCTTTTCGCCAATTTGATTGCTCAATGGTCTCAGTGGTTAG CAAATATTATCCTTGGCTCTGGGTCGGTTTTAGGAAGGTTCTTACCTATCTCTTCCATCGCTTCAAATGAACAAGATGACCCAATTTGTCTTTGTCCCTTGCAG GAAGAACGTTACAGAAATTTGCGGCTGAGGGTGGAGGTCCAGTTTGATGGTTCTCGAATGGATCATCAA GATGCCCTGAAACAGCTATGGCGTCTAGCCTATCCTGATCGAGAAATTCCTCCTCTTAAATCTGAATTATGGAAGGAAATGGGTTGGCAAGGGTGTGACCCATCAACAGATTTCAG GGGTGGTGGATATATATCATTGGAAAACCTCATCTTTTTTGCCAAAAACTACCCG AATTCATTCCAAACTCTGTTGCACAAAACAGAAGGTAGAAGGGCTGATTGGGAATATCCTTTTGCCGTAGCCGGTGTTAATATATCATTCATGTTGATACAGATGCTAGACTTGCAATCAG TCTTGCCATCTTCTAAAGCAGGAGTTCGGTTCCTGGAACTGCTTGGGGAAGATGAAAAAGCATTTGATAACCTCTACTGCATAGCTTTTCGCATGCTGGATGCTCAGTGGCTCGCAAAGCGTGCATCTTATATGGAGTTTAAT GAGGTTTTGAAGTCTACAAGAAATCAGTTGGAGCGTGAACTTGCCTTGGAAGACATCACCTGTGTAAAGGACTTGCCGGCTTACAACATGTTGATGTGA